The Vibrio gazogenes DNA segment GGTATTTTTGTGATAGCGAAGGCCACTTAATGCTCGATTTGGGAAATGAGATGGTTTTTAAAACCCTTTTACCCAAAAAGCTGCTTGTTACTTGCGCTTTTACTTCTGGTCAGTTCACTGTTGATGATGCCAGTGATTACCAAGTGTTTAAAGAGAGTGTTGCGTATCTGGACTTGTCTGAACCCAGAAAAGTTGAACTCATTCTAAACTGCGTCGCAGCGAAAAGATTTCATAAACCCGTTCAACCGAAAAGCTGGTTCTTTGATATCCAGAATGCAGAAACCGTCCCGCATGTCGGGGAGATTGTCCAGCTAAAGAATAGAATGAACGCTGGTCGCTTTATTGTTCTGGAAGTCGGTGAATATGCCAGTTTATGCGCTAGCATTGAACTGGAAGCATTTACACTGGCTCCGGGTAAAGAACTCAAATATGGTCAGGCTATCAAAGTTATGCATGACCGTATGGAGTACGTGAACCTCGGTTCACAACCTGTAGCCTTAGTTGGCTAGTGATTTCCATTCGTATTTTGTTCCTTTTTTTATTTCCCATCGGCTGAAAGGCCGATTTTTTTTGCCTTAAGATCCCGCATCCAACCACCATGCTATCCAGATGAAAATCTCAACTGTGAGATTCATCCATAAATTTCGATAAATTTATCACCAATGCGATAGCGAAAATCACTGTAATGATGACCTTTTATACACAAGACTTCCTCTTTTGGGGTGTTTTTGTAATAAATTTACATTGTAAACAAGGGTCTGGTATAGACCAATTTAGCAGTGAATAAATACTCACTTACTCGGGAAGCATTGATATATAAGGAGAGAAAAAATGACGACTTTCAGAGCAGAAAAAGAAAAATTCCTTGGTTTGATTTACCCAAATAGACGAATGTCAGGTATAATTGCGGGCCAATTTTCAGAGTAAAGACCATCGATGCATCAGTATTTAGCCACGACTTCAATCGGACTTGAGAATCTATTAGCAGAAGAGTTGAACCGTTTAGGTGTTAGTGACACCCAAGTTGTTCAGGCCGGTGTCCGGTTCCGCGCCACCAATGAAGTAATTTATCGTTGCTGCCTTTGGAGCAGAGTCGCTTCACGTTTTATCCGAATTCTTTCAGAGTTTTCATGTCAGGATGATATGGATCTTTATCTCTCGGCATCAGCCATTCGGTGGAGTGATTACTTACAGCCATCGGGAACGGTGATAGTCGATTTCAACGGTACCAATCAGTCGATCCGCAATAGTCAGTACGGGGCGGTTAAAGTAAAAGATGCGATCGTTGATCATTTTACGAAAAGAAACTTACCTCGACCAACGATCAGTAAAGATCGTCCGGATCTTCGGGTGCATGTCCGTTTGAATAAAGAAAAAGCCATCATGGGGATCGACATGGTTGGGGGAAGCTTGCATATCAGAGGTTACCGGACCGAAGCTGGTGCTGCGCCTTTGCGAGAAACGCTGGCGGCAGCGATGATCATGCGTAGTGGTTGGCAGGGTGAGATTGCGTTGATGGATCCAATGTGTGGATCCGGCACGATCGTCATTGAAGCGGCGATGATGGCTGCTGGGATAGCGCCCGGTATCAATCGGGCTCATTGGGGATTCCAGTCTCTGCCTGACTATGAACCCGAGCTGTGGACACAAGTCAAAACACAAGCCAGTGTTCAGTCGAAAAGAGGAATCAAACAAGTCTCAGTACCTATCTATGGTTATGACTATGATGAGAAGATGCTGAAGCTGGCAAAAGAAAACGCCCGTCGTGCTGGTGTACGTGACCTAATCGAATTTCAATCGATGGATGCTGCAAAGCTACAACGTCCGGTGTCTTTTCAGGCTGGCTTAATTATTTCTAATCCACCTTATGGGGAGCGGTTAGGGACGGAGCCTAGTCTCATTGCATTGTATGCTTCGTTAGGTGCACAGCTGAAATCTGAGTTTGGCGGATGTAAGGCGATGTTCCTTTCCAGTTCTGACGAGTTATTAAGCTGTTTGCGGATGCGGGCTGATAAACAATTCAAAATGAGAAATGGTTCGTTACCTTGTCACTTAAAAATCTATGCGATTGCTGAGCGAGACGAGAGCCAGCGCCAGTCGGCAACTCAGGAAGTCGCTGCCGATTTTGCCAATCGGTTACGCAAAAATATCGCAAAAATCACCCCATGGGCAAAACGAGAACAGCTTGATTGTTATCGTGTCTATGATGCTGATCTGCCCGATTATAATGCTGCAATTGATGTGTATGGCGACCATGTGGTTATTCAGGAATATGCGGCACCAAAATCAATTGCACCGGAGAAAGCCAAACGGCGTCTGACCGATATGATTCGGGCGACGACGCAGGTGATGGATGTCGATGCAAATCATATTGTCCTGAAAGTGAGAGAAAAACAGAAAGGACATGCGCAGTATCAGAAAATGTCCACCAAAGCTAAAACCTCGCAAGTGCGGGAATATGGCGCTCAGTTTATTGTTAATTTATATGACTATCTCGATACCGGACTGTTTCTCGATCATCGATTGACACGCCGTCGTTTGGGAGAGATGGCAAAAGGTCGGGATTTCCTGAATTTGTTCGCATATACAGGAACAGCGACGGTCCATGCTGCATTGGGTGGGGCAAAATCAACCACGACAGTTGATATGTCCAAAACATATCTGGAATGGGCGAAAGAAAATATGGCTCTCAATCGGCAGATTGGGCGTCAACATCGCTACGAGCAAGCGGATTGCTTACAATGGCTTGAGCAAGCGAAAGGGCAATATGATTTAATTTTTATTGACCCTCCGACATTTTCAAATTCGAAACGAATGGCGGCGACATTTGATGTTCAACGAGATCATATCCATGTCATGCAACATCTGAAACGTATTCTGCGTCAGGATGGTGTCATCGTATTTTCTAATAATAAACGGCAGTTTAAGATGGATATGGAAGGTATGGCCGCACTACAACTCTCTGCGGAGAATATCTCATCACAAACATTGCCTTTAGATTTTAAACGGCATCAGCAAATCCATAACTGTTGGATCATTCGTCATCGTGAAGCAGATGCGGAATAATTGATATCTTGCTTCATTTCCCGATAACATACAGCGCGATAATTTTATTTAGTGAACAGGCTGACCCAAAATCAGCCTGCTTTGTTGGTCAGTCAATGATGATGACTGGAAAATAAGTGCAAATCATAGTGACACCGTCACAAATGGCGCTTAGCTTTCAGGGATGAGTATCAAAATGACCGTTATATTCACAGCATTCAAAATTGGTTAGAAGCATATGGCATTAATAAGCATTCATAACGGGTATTTAGCATTTGGTGATCATCCGTTGCTGGATCATATTGACTTTTCTCTGCAGGAAAACGAGCGGGTCTGTCTGGTGGGCCGAAATGGTGCGGGCAAATCAACGTTAATGAAAGTTCTCTGTGGAGAGATTCATCTGGATGACGGCAAAATGACCGTAACACAAGACGTCGTGGTTTCTCGTCTGGAGCAAGACCCGCCCAGAGATCAGGAAGGGACGGTATTTGAGTATGTTGCCGATGGTCTGGCTGATGTTGGTCAACAGCTTCAGAGCTATCAAGAATTGCTGACATTGATTGAACGTGATCCAAGTGAGAAAAATATTACCCGACTCGCGCAGGTTCAGGAGCAACTGGATCATAATGGCGGATGGCGTTTTGATGAACGGATTAAAAATGTCTTGGCTTCGTTAAATCTTGATGGTCAGACGTTATTAACCGATCTATCCGGTGGGTGGCAGCGGAAGGCCGCACTGGCCCGGGCACTGGTTTGTGAACCTGACGTATTATTACTCGACGAACCGACCAACCATTTGGATGTCACGACGATTGAGTGGTTGGAAAATTTTCTGAAGGATTTCAAAGGGTCAATCATCTTTATTTCACATGACCGTAGCTTTATTCAGTCGATGGCGACTCGGATTGTCGATTTAGATCGCGGGCAGCTTGCTTCATTCGAGACGGGTTATGAACAATACCTGACGGAGAAAGAAGAACTGCTACGTGTTGAAGAACTGCAAAATGCTGAATTTGATAAGAAGCTCGCTCAGGAAGAAGTTTGGATTCGTCAAGGCATTAAAGCCCGTAGAACACGTAATGAAGGGCGGGTGAGAGCCTTAAAAAAACTTCGCCAAGAGCGCAGTGAGCGACGTGAGGTTCAGGGTAAAGTAAACTTACAATTAGATGATACGGTTCGCTCCGGTAAGATTGTCTTTGAGGCTGAAAATCTTTCGTATGACATTGATGGTCGCTGTATCATTGATAATTTTAGCTTTAATGTTATGCGTGGTGACCGAATTGCCTTGATCGGGCCAAATGGTTGCGGTAAAAGTACATTGTTAAAATTGTTATTAGGGAAAATCCAGCCGACTCATGGCCGCTTACATTGTGGTACGAAACTGGAAGTTGCCTATTTTGACCAGTATCGAGAGAAACTGGATCCTGAAAAAACCGTAATGGATAATTTGGCTGACGGTAAGCAAGAAGTGATGGTCGGTGGGCGTCCACGCCATGCTTTAAGCTATTTGCAGGATTTTCTCTTTTCTCCGAAGCGGGCAAGAACGCCAGTGAAAGCGCTATCTGGCGGGGAGAAAAATCGATTATTGTTAGCCCGAATATTCCTCCGCCCGAATAATCTTTTGGTGCTGGATGAACCAACGAACGATTTAGATATCGAGACACTGGAACTTTTGGAAGATTTACTTGCCAACTATCAGGGTACATTGCTTTTGGTCAGCCATGATCGTCATTTTGTGGACAATACTGTGATGACAAGCTGGATTTTTGAGGGCAATGGCCAGATTGAAGAGTTTGTCGGCGGATATCACGATGCGCAGCAACAGCGGCAGCAAGTATTCGCGGCAAGAAATGAACAGATGAAGCGTCAAGCGTCACAGCCGGAAGTCTCTCCGGTGCAGGCAACGGGCGCTTCAGTGAAAACAAATCCTCCTGCGAAGGTCAGTAAAGGTAAAAAATTATCTTACAAGCAGCAACGTGAACTTGAGTCGCTTCCGGAACAGCTCGAAGCTTTGGAACAAGAGATAGAAACACTCCAGGCGCAAGTAAACAATGCTGACTTTTTTTCGCAGGGTGTTGAACAGACTCAACCCACTTTGGAACGATTAGATGCCGCGGAAAAAGAACTTGAGCAGGCATTTAACCGCTGGGAAGAGCTTGAAGCATTACAACAGGACAGTAAATAATAATGACACCAATCAAGACGAAAATATCACTTTTAGCCTTTTCTGTATTTGCAGCGACGCAGGCTCATGCTGCTCTTTATCAAATTGTTGAAGTGACGCCCCCTGTTTCTTCAAATAGTTACCAAAGTGCATTTGGTGTCGCAATTCAGCCTTCTACGGATGATAGTCATTCAGCCACTAATTTTAATAGTTGTTTTCTCGCGAGCTCGATCGGTGGGACGGCTTGCTCTGGTTTTAATCTTGCCGGAGAAACTCGAATTCAGAAAACAATGGCTGGTGAAGCGGTTGATGGAATCAGTTATCGCGAAGAAGTACCTTTCGGGATGGATAACGCTTTCTCTTTCGCTCAGACAGAGAATGATTTAAAGAATTATTGTTCGAGTGAGTTGCTTTATTCAACTTGTGATGCTTGGGGTGAATCCCATTGGACGGAATGGCGACGTGAGCTGACCGGTGATCATACTGTTAACGCAATCGCCTTTGTCGAAGGCGGTTCTGTCTTGAGTAGTCAGAATACCGTGATCAACAGCTTAACAACCAGCTCTAGTCCGATTGGGATTCAACTGTCGACAGGGGATAACCGTCAGACTGTTGAAGCCCAAGTTCCAACATCTATAAAACCAGTCAAAAATGGATTTGATAAATCCCGAGCCTGGAAAACCGATGGGACTTTCACTGTCGGGAGTGTATCGAGCAATAAAACCAATAGTTTTGGTAACTATTACAGTTCTAATGCTGCGATTTGGGGCAGTGATGGGGCGGTGATCCAAATTGGTTGGGGAGCAGGGGTTAGTCAGGAAAAAGATCAGCGCCTTGCCCAAGGCAGTATGCGTGACTTTGTGGTCAAAAATGGGAACATTTATGGCGTCGGTTATAATACCTACGACAGCGATAATAATTTTATGAATGCGACAGTCTTTCAGGTGGCTACAGGCAATTATGCGAGCGTAGCATCGTGGCAATCCACTGAGATTAATGACGCAAAGGCCAAATCGGGCAATGATCGAATCTATAGTCATACTGTTTTGACTGCTGTTAATGACAACCTGGTTGCGATTGGCGAAGCGAAACGGGCGGGAAGCCGGCCATCCGGTGGTGCTGCGGCTAATCGGTTTTTTGTCGTACCGGATGTCAGTGCCACATCACCATCCGCGCAGTTTATCTCTGACAACATTTCGTTCTCCGGTGCTGGTGGCCATGCGAATGCGATCAATAACTTTAATGAAATTGTTGGTCAGGTCGATACGGAATCCAGTCGTGAAAGTAGTGGTAAGCCGCGACGCAAGCGTGCGTTTATCTATCCGTATAATACAACCGGTAGTAACGCCACACGGATGGGTATTTTCGCCAACCGACCTTGGTTACTGGATGATTTGACTAACGGTGGTAATTTTTCTGCAAATAACAATCAATACCGTATTCTGAATGCATCTGATATTAATGATGCGGGTGTAATTGCAGCAACGGCAATTAAGTGTAGTGGTGGATATGATTCAACCGCTCACAATGCGACATGTGGTGATGGCGGGCGAACAGAGACAACCGTTGCGGTGAAGCTCATTCCGATAGAGAATGCAACCAGCAGTGACATCAGTGCCAGAGGACATGAATCAAGCCCGACGAAGCGAAGTGGTGGTGCTTTGGGTAGCGCTGGTTTGACACTACTGACTCTGCTTTGGTTCCGTCGAAAACGGTGAGTTTTGTCAATAATCGGAATGAGTCACAGATTTAGATTTGCACTTATTTTGGTCCCTTTTTATGCTTGAGTCTGATTCCTAATTGAGCGATTCTTAGAGGTGTGGTCATAAAAAAGCCACACCTTTGTAACAGTTATCAGTTAATGAATCGTTAATGTATGAGGACTTTACTATGAAGAGACAAAAGCGAGATCGTCTGGGAAGAGCACAGTCTCAGGGGTACAAAGCAGGGTTAAATGGTCGTTCTGCTGAGGAGTGCCCTTACCAACAGATGGATGTTCGCTCCTATTGGATGGGCGGTTGGCGCGAAGCCAGAGATGACAAGAATGCAGGTCTCTATAAATAACGAAACATTCCACATACACTGAGACGCAGCCCCTGTAAGCAGGGGCTTTATTGTACGCACCTAATGCACTATAACTAATTATCAGCAGAATAAAAAAACGGTTCGTGAACGAACCGCCTTGTATCGCATTCATGATTAAAAAGTTGATGTATCTTGAAATAGGCCAACTTTTAGATCTTTCGCTACATAAATTTCTTTACCATCAACTAAAACTCGGCCATCCGCGACACCCATAACCAGTTTACGGTTGACGACACGTTTCA contains these protein-coding regions:
- the rlmKL gene encoding bifunctional 23S rRNA (guanine(2069)-N(7))-methyltransferase RlmK/23S rRNA (guanine(2445)-N(2))-methyltransferase RlmL, whose amino-acid sequence is MHQYLATTSIGLENLLAEELNRLGVSDTQVVQAGVRFRATNEVIYRCCLWSRVASRFIRILSEFSCQDDMDLYLSASAIRWSDYLQPSGTVIVDFNGTNQSIRNSQYGAVKVKDAIVDHFTKRNLPRPTISKDRPDLRVHVRLNKEKAIMGIDMVGGSLHIRGYRTEAGAAPLRETLAAAMIMRSGWQGEIALMDPMCGSGTIVIEAAMMAAGIAPGINRAHWGFQSLPDYEPELWTQVKTQASVQSKRGIKQVSVPIYGYDYDEKMLKLAKENARRAGVRDLIEFQSMDAAKLQRPVSFQAGLIISNPPYGERLGTEPSLIALYASLGAQLKSEFGGCKAMFLSSSDELLSCLRMRADKQFKMRNGSLPCHLKIYAIAERDESQRQSATQEVAADFANRLRKNIAKITPWAKREQLDCYRVYDADLPDYNAAIDVYGDHVVIQEYAAPKSIAPEKAKRRLTDMIRATTQVMDVDANHIVLKVREKQKGHAQYQKMSTKAKTSQVREYGAQFIVNLYDYLDTGLFLDHRLTRRRLGEMAKGRDFLNLFAYTGTATVHAALGGAKSTTTVDMSKTYLEWAKENMALNRQIGRQHRYEQADCLQWLEQAKGQYDLIFIDPPTFSNSKRMAATFDVQRDHIHVMQHLKRILRQDGVIVFSNNKRQFKMDMEGMAALQLSAENISSQTLPLDFKRHQQIHNCWIIRHREADAE
- a CDS encoding DUF3466 family protein; translation: MTPIKTKISLLAFSVFAATQAHAALYQIVEVTPPVSSNSYQSAFGVAIQPSTDDSHSATNFNSCFLASSIGGTACSGFNLAGETRIQKTMAGEAVDGISYREEVPFGMDNAFSFAQTENDLKNYCSSELLYSTCDAWGESHWTEWRRELTGDHTVNAIAFVEGGSVLSSQNTVINSLTTSSSPIGIQLSTGDNRQTVEAQVPTSIKPVKNGFDKSRAWKTDGTFTVGSVSSNKTNSFGNYYSSNAAIWGSDGAVIQIGWGAGVSQEKDQRLAQGSMRDFVVKNGNIYGVGYNTYDSDNNFMNATVFQVATGNYASVASWQSTEINDAKAKSGNDRIYSHTVLTAVNDNLVAIGEAKRAGSRPSGGAAANRFFVVPDVSATSPSAQFISDNISFSGAGGHANAINNFNEIVGQVDTESSRESSGKPRRKRAFIYPYNTTGSNATRMGIFANRPWLLDDLTNGGNFSANNNQYRILNASDINDAGVIAATAIKCSGGYDSTAHNATCGDGGRTETTVAVKLIPIENATSSDISARGHESSPTKRSGGALGSAGLTLLTLLWFRRKR
- a CDS encoding cell division protein ZapC, producing MLKPSDKWNWYFCDSEGHLMLDLGNEMVFKTLLPKKLLVTCAFTSGQFTVDDASDYQVFKESVAYLDLSEPRKVELILNCVAAKRFHKPVQPKSWFFDIQNAETVPHVGEIVQLKNRMNAGRFIVLEVGEYASLCASIELEAFTLAPGKELKYGQAIKVMHDRMEYVNLGSQPVALVG
- the rmf gene encoding ribosome modulation factor, which produces MKRQKRDRLGRAQSQGYKAGLNGRSAEECPYQQMDVRSYWMGGWREARDDKNAGLYK
- a CDS encoding ABC transporter ATP-binding protein, giving the protein MALISIHNGYLAFGDHPLLDHIDFSLQENERVCLVGRNGAGKSTLMKVLCGEIHLDDGKMTVTQDVVVSRLEQDPPRDQEGTVFEYVADGLADVGQQLQSYQELLTLIERDPSEKNITRLAQVQEQLDHNGGWRFDERIKNVLASLNLDGQTLLTDLSGGWQRKAALARALVCEPDVLLLDEPTNHLDVTTIEWLENFLKDFKGSIIFISHDRSFIQSMATRIVDLDRGQLASFETGYEQYLTEKEELLRVEELQNAEFDKKLAQEEVWIRQGIKARRTRNEGRVRALKKLRQERSERREVQGKVNLQLDDTVRSGKIVFEAENLSYDIDGRCIIDNFSFNVMRGDRIALIGPNGCGKSTLLKLLLGKIQPTHGRLHCGTKLEVAYFDQYREKLDPEKTVMDNLADGKQEVMVGGRPRHALSYLQDFLFSPKRARTPVKALSGGEKNRLLLARIFLRPNNLLVLDEPTNDLDIETLELLEDLLANYQGTLLLVSHDRHFVDNTVMTSWIFEGNGQIEEFVGGYHDAQQQRQQVFAARNEQMKRQASQPEVSPVQATGASVKTNPPAKVSKGKKLSYKQQRELESLPEQLEALEQEIETLQAQVNNADFFSQGVEQTQPTLERLDAAEKELEQAFNRWEELEALQQDSK